A single genomic interval of Bacillus smithii harbors:
- a CDS encoding patatin-like phospholipase family protein, protein MKIDGVFSGGGIRGFALIGAYQELEEKGYQFIRLAGTSAGSIIAGFIAAGYRSSEIYQLIDEVDLKDLLDDSPRYFPAFLNWLKVYWKLGLYKGDSLEAWLSEKLAQKGVRTFADLPPETLRVVASDLTNGQLIVLPDDLQPYGISPENFSVARAIRMSCSLPYFFQPAKLKTAKGTALIADGGILSNFPMWIFGQEGRKRPVIGIKLVPRDSDIQEKNIHNAIELFSALFKTMKDAHDARYISRKLEKNIVFIKTNGISLTEFELNDNEKRVLVELGREQTRRFLKNWSYG, encoded by the coding sequence ATGAAAATCGATGGGGTTTTTTCCGGAGGGGGAATAAGAGGTTTTGCGTTAATTGGCGCTTATCAAGAACTGGAAGAGAAAGGATATCAATTTATCAGGCTTGCGGGTACAAGCGCCGGTTCGATCATTGCCGGTTTTATAGCGGCCGGTTATAGAAGCAGCGAAATTTACCAATTAATAGATGAAGTGGACTTGAAGGATTTGTTGGACGATTCTCCACGATACTTTCCGGCATTTTTAAATTGGCTAAAAGTCTATTGGAAATTAGGACTTTATAAAGGAGATTCATTAGAAGCATGGTTAAGCGAAAAATTGGCGCAAAAAGGTGTTCGGACATTTGCTGATTTACCTCCCGAGACACTGAGAGTCGTCGCTTCCGATTTGACAAACGGCCAGTTAATCGTTTTGCCGGATGATCTTCAGCCCTACGGCATTTCGCCTGAGAATTTTTCCGTCGCTCGAGCGATTCGCATGAGCTGTTCGCTCCCTTATTTTTTTCAGCCGGCAAAGCTTAAAACAGCTAAGGGAACAGCGTTGATCGCGGATGGTGGCATTTTGAGCAACTTTCCCATGTGGATTTTCGGCCAGGAGGGTAGAAAACGTCCGGTGATCGGGATTAAGCTGGTTCCGCGAGATTCCGATATTCAGGAAAAAAACATTCATAATGCCATTGAGTTGTTTAGCGCCCTTTTTAAAACGATGAAAGATGCTCACGATGCCCGTTATATATCCCGTAAACTGGAGAAAAATATTGTATTTATTAAAACGAATGGAATTAGTTTGACGGAGTTTGAATTAAATGATAATGAAAAACGCGTCCTTGTGGAATTAGGACGCGAACAAACTCGGCGGTTTTTAAAAAACTGGAGCTATGGTTAA
- a CDS encoding DUF1385 domain-containing protein yields MFGGRHFTVTAVRKKDGEMEFYRLPREQKPIFQKIKNIPLLRGIAAIIIATATGSKHLQFSSDLYESNWEKDMDDEAPKKETKKWTMALNAAIVGILSFLFAKFVFTLVPVFLAEFTRPIFPGDLTQIFIEGMFKLLLLLAYIHFISLTPLVKKVLQYHGAEHKVINAFENGLDLTVENVQSQSRLHYRCGSSFLLFTVIVGIFVYMFVPVHPLWLRVVNRIALIPVVLGLSFEMLQITNKLRTVPILKYLGYPGLWLQLLTTKEPSDDQVEVAIASFNELLRLEMMEEKRLKEQKIV; encoded by the coding sequence TACCGCCTTCCTCGAGAACAAAAACCGATCTTTCAAAAAATCAAAAACATCCCATTGCTGCGGGGTATCGCGGCCATCATCATCGCAACCGCCACCGGCTCAAAACATCTCCAATTTTCTTCCGATCTGTATGAATCCAATTGGGAAAAAGACATGGATGATGAAGCTCCAAAAAAAGAAACAAAAAAATGGACGATGGCCTTAAATGCAGCGATCGTCGGTATTCTGTCTTTTCTGTTTGCCAAATTTGTCTTCACCCTTGTGCCCGTGTTTTTGGCAGAATTCACCCGTCCCATTTTTCCCGGAGATTTGACTCAAATTTTCATAGAAGGTATGTTTAAACTTCTACTGCTTCTAGCATATATTCATTTTATTTCGTTGACTCCCCTTGTAAAAAAAGTGTTGCAATATCACGGAGCAGAGCATAAAGTGATCAATGCCTTTGAAAATGGTCTCGATTTAACCGTTGAAAATGTTCAATCTCAGTCGCGCTTGCATTATCGCTGCGGCAGCAGTTTTCTTCTTTTTACCGTAATTGTCGGAATATTTGTATATATGTTTGTTCCGGTTCACCCTCTTTGGCTGAGAGTAGTAAACCGGATTGCTCTGATACCTGTTGTGCTGGGTCTGTCTTTTGAAATGCTGCAGATCACCAACAAACTGCGAACAGTGCCGATATTAAAATATTTAGGCTATCCTGGCTTATGGCTTCAATTGCTGACGACAAAAGAACCGAGTGATGATCAAGTAGAAGTGGCCATCGCTTCCTTTAACGAACTACTCCGTTTGGAAATGATGGAAGAAAAAAGATTAAAAGAACAGAAAATTGTCTAA
- a CDS encoding vitamin B12-dependent ribonucleotide reductase has translation MSVALNKNMTINKERLNKDIQLFPQVHPITNDMKITFKGVSRLVMIDRYSFKDTEKITLAEGDFVVLTVKEDPKFPARGLGYIVGIDWEAKKADVWIEEEYRSAIDDPKELETGIVRRPLNVIEKPLEVYYEQIAKRNATGLASVEKTEEKRKEWFEKFYRELVSLNFVPAGRVLYGAGSGKDVTYFNCYVMPFVKDSREGISEHRKQVMEIMSRGGGVGTNGSTLRPRHALARGVNGKSSGSVSWLDDIAKLTHLVEQGGSRRGAQMIMLADWHPDIVEFIISKMQNPRILRFLIENSNDEQIKKAASDKLKFTPLTELEKAMYQGILNYKNIPGQGGFGEKIIQEAEEKLRTGGVYSVHNPDFLTGANISVCLTKEFMEAVEKDEEYELRFPAVESYDEKEMEIYNNEWHKVGDVREWEKMGHKVKTYRKIRARELWNLINICATYSAEPGIFFIDNANEMTNAVSYGQKIVATNPCGEQPLAPYSVCNLAAVNLAEMVDKENKTVDFEKLKQTVEVGVRMQDNVIDATPYFLEENRKQALGERRIGLGVMGLADLLIYCEKEYGSEEGNKLVDRVFETIATTAYRTSIELAKEKGSFPYLVGETEEETNKLRESFIQSGYMKKMPEDIRQDILKYGIRNSHLLTVAPTGSTGTMVGVSTGLEPYFSFTYYRSGRLGKFIEVKADIVQEYLDQHPEADPDHLPHWFVTAMDLSPEAHADVQCVIQRWVDSSISKTVNAPRGYTVEQVQKVYERLYKGGAKGGTVYVDGSRDSQVLTLKAEENHPEEEPIVNDAEKSEQHVVILDTIQDVRSTSVKIGNEVGDTCPICRKGTIEEIGGCNTCTNCGAQLKCGL, from the coding sequence ATGTCTGTTGCGTTGAATAAAAACATGACGATTAACAAGGAACGGTTAAACAAGGATATACAGCTTTTCCCTCAGGTTCATCCCATTACGAATGACATGAAAATCACCTTTAAAGGTGTATCCCGGCTGGTCATGATCGATCGATATTCGTTTAAAGATACAGAGAAAATTACTTTGGCAGAAGGGGATTTTGTCGTTTTAACGGTGAAAGAGGATCCAAAATTTCCGGCCCGCGGATTAGGGTATATCGTCGGGATTGATTGGGAAGCCAAAAAGGCAGATGTATGGATTGAAGAGGAATACCGAAGTGCCATTGACGATCCGAAAGAATTGGAAACAGGTATCGTTCGTCGGCCGCTCAACGTCATTGAAAAACCTCTGGAAGTCTATTATGAACAAATCGCAAAGAGAAACGCAACAGGCCTAGCCTCCGTTGAAAAAACGGAAGAAAAAAGAAAAGAATGGTTTGAAAAATTTTATCGCGAGCTCGTCAGTTTGAATTTTGTTCCGGCTGGACGTGTGCTGTACGGAGCGGGATCCGGAAAGGATGTTACTTATTTCAACTGCTATGTGATGCCGTTTGTAAAGGACTCCCGTGAAGGCATCTCCGAACATCGCAAACAAGTAATGGAAATTATGTCGCGAGGCGGTGGGGTCGGAACGAACGGATCAACGCTTCGTCCTCGTCATGCATTGGCAAGAGGGGTAAATGGAAAATCATCAGGATCCGTTTCTTGGCTGGATGATATTGCTAAATTAACCCACCTGGTGGAACAAGGCGGTTCAAGACGTGGAGCTCAAATGATTATGCTGGCAGACTGGCATCCTGATATTGTGGAATTTATTATATCCAAAATGCAAAATCCGCGTATTTTGCGTTTCTTAATTGAAAATTCAAACGACGAACAAATTAAAAAGGCTGCGAGCGACAAACTGAAATTCACACCGCTTACTGAACTGGAAAAAGCGATGTATCAAGGGATTCTCAATTATAAAAACATTCCGGGACAAGGCGGTTTTGGCGAAAAAATTATTCAAGAAGCCGAAGAAAAGCTTCGTACAGGTGGAGTATATTCTGTCCATAATCCGGACTTTTTGACGGGAGCGAATATTTCGGTCTGCTTAACGAAGGAATTTATGGAAGCAGTCGAAAAAGATGAAGAATATGAACTCCGTTTTCCGGCTGTGGAATCTTACGATGAAAAAGAAATGGAAATTTACAATAACGAATGGCACAAAGTCGGAGATGTGCGCGAATGGGAGAAAATGGGCCACAAAGTGAAAACATACCGTAAAATTCGTGCACGTGAATTATGGAACTTAATCAACATTTGTGCTACATACTCTGCAGAGCCGGGCATTTTCTTTATTGACAATGCTAATGAAATGACGAACGCGGTAAGCTACGGACAAAAAATAGTGGCAACCAATCCGTGTGGTGAACAGCCGCTGGCTCCGTATTCTGTGTGCAACTTGGCAGCAGTCAACCTTGCCGAAATGGTGGATAAAGAAAACAAGACGGTTGATTTTGAAAAATTAAAACAGACGGTGGAAGTGGGCGTTCGCATGCAAGACAATGTCATCGATGCCACTCCTTACTTCCTGGAAGAGAACCGAAAACAAGCCCTCGGCGAACGTCGTATCGGTTTAGGCGTGATGGGCCTGGCGGATTTGCTGATCTACTGCGAGAAAGAGTACGGTTCGGAAGAAGGCAACAAGCTGGTTGACCGGGTATTTGAAACGATTGCAACGACGGCTTACAGAACATCGATTGAATTGGCGAAAGAAAAAGGAAGCTTCCCATATTTGGTAGGAGAAACGGAAGAAGAAACGAATAAGCTTCGCGAGTCCTTTATTCAATCCGGTTATATGAAAAAAATGCCGGAAGATATCCGTCAAGATATTTTGAAATACGGAATTCGCAATTCTCATTTATTAACGGTGGCGCCGACTGGATCCACAGGAACGATGGTGGGCGTATCCACAGGATTGGAACCGTATTTCTCCTTTACTTACTACCGCAGCGGCCGGTTAGGAAAATTTATCGAGGTAAAAGCGGATATAGTACAAGAATATTTGGATCAACATCCAGAAGCTGATCCGGATCATCTGCCGCACTGGTTTGTAACGGCGATGGATTTGTCTCCGGAAGCTCATGCCGATGTACAATGTGTGATTCAACGCTGGGTAGACAGCTCGATTTCCAAAACGGTCAACGCTCCTCGCGGTTATACGGTTGAACAAGTGCAGAAAGTGTACGAGCGTCTCTATAAAGGCGGGGCAAAAGGCGGAACCGTTTATGTTGACGGAAGCCGTGATTCACAAGTATTAACGTTAAAAGCAGAAGAAAACCATCCAGAGGAAGAGCCGATTGTGAATGATGCGGAAAAATCGGAACAACATGTCGTCATACTAGATACGATTCAAGATGTTCGTTCAACATCTGTGAAAATAGGCAACGAAGTCGGCGATACATGCCCTATCTGCCGCAAAGGGACGATTGAAGAAATCGGCGGCTGCAATACTTGTACAAACTGCGGTGCACAATTAAAATGTGGACTATAA
- a CDS encoding SA1362 family protein, with the protein MKIRTFVFFLITGLAAIGLLSFFAGSPNALGKRILFLIFVASLLYIVYRMGIKKPVRKDQQAFLRAAKKSKKRIRKRQSSRLSTQKRKPIRRRNDVHLTVIEGKKGKKKKRA; encoded by the coding sequence TTGAAGATTCGCACTTTCGTTTTCTTTTTAATCACGGGTCTTGCCGCCATCGGGTTATTGTCTTTCTTTGCAGGCTCTCCTAATGCACTGGGAAAGCGAATCCTGTTTTTAATCTTTGTTGCAAGTCTTCTGTATATCGTCTACAGAATGGGAATCAAAAAGCCGGTACGCAAAGACCAGCAAGCATTTTTAAGAGCAGCTAAAAAATCCAAGAAAAGAATCAGGAAACGTCAATCATCCCGACTTTCTACCCAAAAAAGAAAACCGATTCGCAGAAGAAACGACGTCCATCTGACCGTCATCGAAGGAAAAAAAGGGAAAAAGAAAAAACGAGCTTAA